One Tubulanus polymorphus unplaced genomic scaffold, tnTubPoly1.2 scaffold_76, whole genome shotgun sequence DNA window includes the following coding sequences:
- the LOC141914683 gene encoding E3 ubiquitin-protein ligase RNF19A-like translates to MFTAWYRYRCVAAVVAAYRRLTPGGVRFEFEKNEGSGPSGPYAPDSHSIETTSHRVANSSIGPSIGEMSMAMTGSLSASGSHIDRVGIIRDESDR, encoded by the exons ATGTTTACGGCGTGGTACCGATATCGCTGTGTCGCAGCGGTGGTTGCGGCGTATCGACGACTGACTCCGGGCGGAGTTCGATTTGAGTTCGAAAAGAACGAAGGAAGTGGCCCATCGGGGCCTTACGCCC CTGATTCTCACAGTATAGAAACGACCAGTCACCGGGTAGCGAACTCCAGTATCGGACCTAGTATCGGTGAGATGTCTATGGCTATGACTGGCAGTCTTAGCGCTAGCGGAAGCCACATCGACCGAGTCGGGATAATCCGCGATGAGAGCGATCGCTAA